A region of Lycium barbarum isolate Lr01 chromosome 3, ASM1917538v2, whole genome shotgun sequence DNA encodes the following proteins:
- the LOC132630432 gene encoding uncharacterized protein LOC132630432 translates to MSNLSKLEFVALDISGKNYLSWVLDAEIHLDAKGLGATITQDNTTSSQDKAKAMIFLRHHLDEGLKVEYLTVKDPLELWTGLKERYDHIKVTVLPRARYEWIHLRLQDFKTVCDYNSAVYRITSQLKLCGDNITDEDMLEKTLTTFHASNLVLQQQYRERGFKKHADLISCLLVAEQHNTLLLKNHEARPTGTAPFPEANVVATHGPTERRQNNRGHNNERGRGRGKGRYNNRRGGGHHKRENNMGYQGNPSRNNCHRCGLKGHWKNECRAPEHFVRLYQNSFKRKANRGGASSANARVESHMTFKNNDEAGPSRKYDDNVEANLALKDDDFDGLDDITHLEVEDFFGDRN, encoded by the coding sequence ATGTCGAATTTGTCGAAGCTTGAGTTTGTGGCACTTGATATCTCGGGAAAGAATTACCTATCATGGGTACTTGATGCTGAAATTCACCTAGACGCCAAAGGTCTTGGTGCCACTATTACTCAGGATAATACAACATCAAGTCAGGACAAAGCGAAGGCAATGATTTTCCTTCGTCATCATCTGGATGAAGGATTGAAGGTTGAATACCTGACAGTGAAAGATCCACTTGAATTGTGGACTGGTTTGAAGGAAAGGTATGACCACATTAAGGTAACGGTATTGCCCAGGGCTCGTTATGAGTGGATTCACTTACGGTTACAAGATTTTAAAACTGTATGTGATTATAACTCTGCTGTCTATAGAATTACTTCCCAACTGAAATTATGTGGGGATAATATAACTGACGAGGATATGTTGGAAAAGACTCTTACGACTTTTCATGCCTCCAATTTGGTATTACAACAACAGTACCGTGAAAGGGGTTTTAAAAAGCATGCTGATTTGATATCATGTCTTCTTGTGGCTGAGCAGCACAATACCCTTTTATTGAAAAATCATGAAGCCCGTCCCACTGGAACTGCTCCATTCCCggaagcgaatgtggtagcaacACATGGCCCAACTGAAAGAAGACAAAATAATCGAGGCCATAATAATGAGCGTGGGCGTGGCAGGGGCAAGGGACGATATAATAATCGTCGTGGTGGTGGTCACCATAAAAGGGAGAACAATATGGGTTATCAAGGCAATCCTTCAAGGAACAACTGTCATCGTTGTGGTTTGAAAGGTCACTGGAAAAATGAATGCCGGGCGCCTGAACATTTTGTCAGGCTTTATCaaaattccttcaaaagaaaGGCAAATAGAGGTGGTGCCTCTTCTGCTAATGCCCGGGTGGAGtcacacatgacttttaaaaataACGATGAGGCAGGGCCTTCACGAAAATATGATGATAATGTTGAAGCTAATTTGGCTTTGAAAGATGATGATTTTGATGGGCTTGATGATATTACTCATTTGGAAGTTGAAGACTTCTTTGGAGATCGAAATTGA